In a single window of the Cervus elaphus chromosome 1, mCerEla1.1, whole genome shotgun sequence genome:
- the LOC122701899 gene encoding olfactory receptor 10A5-like — MAEGNWTRVSEFILLSFSSLPTEIQSVLFLTFLLIYLVTLLGNSLIILVTLADPMLHSPMYFFLRNLSFLEIGFNLVIVPKMLGTLVAQGTTISFLGCATQMYFLFFFGVSECFLLATMAYDRYVAICSPLHYPVIMNPRTRAKLAAVSWFPGIPVATVQTTWLFSFPFCGINKVNHFFCDSPPVLRLVCADTALFEVYAIIGTILVVMIPCLLILCSYTRIAAAILKIPSANGKHKAFSTCSSHLLVVSLFYVSLSLTYFRPKSNSSPESKKVLSLCYTVVTPMLNPIIYSLRNNEVKNALGRNFHKAMGVRTAFCRHFDI, encoded by the coding sequence ATGGCTGAAGGAAACTGGACAAGAGTAAGTGAGTTTATCCTCCTGAGTTTCTCTTCCTTACCTACTGAAATACAGTCAGTGCTCTTCCTGACATTTCTGCTCATCTACCTGGTCACTCTACTGGGAAACAGCCTCATCATTCTGGTTACCTTGGCTGACCCCATGCTGCACagccccatgtacttcttcctcaggaatttgtcctttttaGAGATTGGCTTCAACCTGGTCATTGTGCCCAAGATGCTGGGGACCCTGGTTGCCCAGGGCACAACCATCTCCTTTCTTGGCTGTGCCACTCAGAtgtatttcctcttcttctttgggGTTTCTGAATGCTTCCTCCTGGCcaccatggcctatgaccgctatgtagCCATCTGCAGTCCCTTGCACTACCCAGTCATCATGAATCCAAGGACACGTGCCAAACTGGCAGCTGTCTCCTGGTTTCCAGGCATTCCTGTAGCTACTGTGCAGACCACGTGGCTCTTCAGCTTTCCATTCTGTGGCATCAACAAGGTgaaccacttcttctgtgacagcCCGCCTGTGCTGAGGCTGGTCTGTGCAGACACAGCACTGTTTGAGGTCTATGCCATCATTGGAACCATTCTGGTTGTCATGATACCCTGTTTGCTGATCCTATGTTCCTACACTCGCATTGCTGCTGCCATCCTGAAGATTCCATCAGCAAATGGGAAGCATAAAGCCTTCTCTACCTGCTCATCCCACCTCCTTGTTGTCTCCCTCTTCTATGTATCTTTAAGCCTCACCTACTTTCGGCCTAAGTCCAATAGTTCTCCTGAGAGCAAAAAAGTGCTATCACTGTGCTACACAGTTGTAACTCCCATGCTGAACCCCATCATCTACAGCTTGAGAAATAATGAGGTGAAGAATGCCCTTGGTCGAAACTTCCACAAGGCTATGGGCGTCAGAACTGCATTCTGTAGACATTTTGACATATAA